DNA from Streptomyces sp. NBC_01476:
GACACGGAAGAGGTCACTGGTTCAATCCCAGTATCGTCCACCAGCAGCAGGTGAGAAGGGCCGGAAGCCTTGTCGGGCTTCCGGCCCTTTTCGCTGTCCGGTACCGGCCGGTTCAGGACGAGAAGAGCATGTGGGCGAAGCCGCCGTGCCTGTTGCCGTGGTGTCCGCCGTGGTGGCCGCCGCCGTGGTGCGGGGCTCCCCAGGCCGGGGCCGGCGGCTGCTGCTGGTACACCGGCGGCGGGTATGCCTGCGGGGCCGGGTATGCCTGCGGGGCCGGGGGCACGGGCTGGTTCCACTGGCCTTCGAGGCGGGTCAGCGCCTCCAGTTCCCCGTAGTCCAGGAAAATACCCCGGCAGTTGCCGCACTGCTCGATCTGGACACCGTTGCGGTTGTACGTCTGCATGGGGCCGTGGCACTTGGGGCAGACCATGGGCTGTTCAACTCCTCGCAAATAAAAGGTACGTTCACTTTAGTTGGGCGATACGCGCGCAGGTGGCAAGGAGTTCGGACTCGGCCTCGTCCAGTGCCCGTTCCTCACGGGCCGCCCGCGCCACCGCGGTCGCCGCGCTCTGCACGGCCAACGTCCGTGCGGGCACGTCGAGATGGGCCCACGGGTCGCCGTTCGCCGGTACCGCGCTGCCGCCCGCCTCCTGGTAGCCGCCGAGGAAGCGCGCCCACACCTCGGGCGCGAGCAGGCCGGCCGCGAACCACATCGCGGGCCGCGCCAGGTCCCAGGCGGGCTCCCCGGTGCCGAGGTCGTCGACGTCGATCAGCTGCCACGCGCCCTCCGGCGCGGGGTGGCGGACCAGTTGGCCGAGGTGCCAGTCGCCGTGGCACAGCGCACGGCGGCCCTCGTACGGCGCCTCGTCCCTGACCCAGGCGGGCAGCCGCCGCCACGCGGCCCGTACCGTGCGGGCGGCGGCGCAGTCCGGGGCGGCGCGCAGCCGCGACATCGCCCGCGCGGCCTTCGCCGGCCCGCGCATCACCGGCAGCGGGCCGGGCAGTTCGGCGGGCGGTACGGCGTGCAGCCGGGCCAGAAGGACGGCGGCTGCCTCCCAGGGCGCGGCGGCAGGATCGGCGGGGTCCACCGTGCGGCCGTACGGCCAGACGCTCACCAGCCGGCCGTTCTCGGCGCGGCTGGGCACGGGTGCGCAGGGCGGCAGCAGGATGCCGCGCAGCCGCGGATGCGCCGCGATCGCCAGCCGCACCCCGAGGGCGCCCGGTTCGGTGTCCCCCGCGTGCGCCTTGGCGACGATCGCGCCGACCCGTACGACGGTGCCGTCCGGCCGGTCGGCGAGCACGATCGGATCGGGCTGGGGGGCGGGGATCACCGCGATCCGGACCGCCGGAGTACCGGTGCCGGTGGCGGTGGCCGTGGCCGTGGCCGTGGCGGAACGGTTCCGCGCGGTGGCCGCGGTGGCGTGGGCGGTGAGGACGGCCACCAGCGGATCGGGGGACCGTACGGCTGAGGTCGGATCGACCGGAATCATGGGCTGCTCCCCCGCGCTCGTGTCCGGACAGCGTAATGCCCGGGTATCTGGTGATACCCGGGCAACCGCAGTCGTCCGCCGTACCCCCGTCCCCACGGGGTTGATACCGGTATGTCCCCGGCCCGGACCGCTCTTCCGGGCCTGCTGGAGTGCCTTGCGGCACCCCATGAGGCCGGCTGCGGACGACATCTGTGTGACCACCGCTTCCACGCCGGGGAGGGGGCGGGAGTGCGCGGGTGGTCAGGTCTGTGTGGTGTGACATTGGGGAGCGGCGGGCGTTTGACCTCGGGGGACGAGTGCTTCGCCCGCCGCTTGACCTCAACATTAGGGGCCGGGCGGCAACCCGGTCGTCATGCCCCCGGACCCTCTTGTGGGCCTCCCGGAGGATGACGGCGGGGACCCCGGCTACTCCCCTGGGTGGAGGAGCCGGCCCCCGATCCCGGGGTGATCCCTGAGAGGGGGCGGCCCGGATCAGCCCGCCTGTTCGTCGTCCCGCGGGATGGGCTGTTCGACCAGGGCGAGCACCCGGTTGGCCATGAAACGGGCGGTGCGGACCACCGAGCCGTTACGGGTGACCTCGCTGACCTCCACGACACCGCGGCGCACCGCGGTCTCGACCCGGCGGCCGGCTCGGGTGGCGATGACCTCATAAGTGCGGGTGGTGTCCCCCGCGTCAACCACGATCTCCACACGATCACCTTTCACGGCGTCAATCCCCTTTGGCAGACGGTCCGTTGGCGAGGCGGGGAGCAGGAGTTACGTGCTCCCACACCTCAGGGTCCCACCCGGCACTGACAATTCACGGCCCGTCGCCTGCGGGCCTTCGGCGCGGACGGGGAGGTGAGTCCGTAAGCTGTGGGCGGCCGACCGGCCAGTCAGCGGAGTGGGGCCCTTCCCCCACCACCGGAGGTAGGGGACGGACAGACATGGCGATGATGCGGCTCCGGCGCGAGGATCCGCGGGTCGTCGGCGCGTTCCGGCTGCACCGGCGGCTGGGCGCGGGCGGCATGGGTGTGGTGTACCTCGGGGCGGACAAGCGCGGGCAGCGGGTGGCGCTGAAGGTGATCAGGCCCGAGCTGGCCGAGGACCAGGAGTTCAGGTCCCGGTTCGCCCGTGAGGTCTCCGCGGCCCGGCGGATCCGCGGCGGCTGCACGGCGCGGCTGGTGGCGGCGGACCTGGAGGCCGAACGGCCGTGGTTCGCCACCCAGTACGTACCGGGTCCGTCCCTGCACGACAAGGTCGCCGAGCATGGGGTGCTGCCGGCCGCGGAGGTCGCCTCGATCGGCGCGGCGCTCGCGGACGGGCTGGTGGCGGTGCACGAGGCGGGGGTGGTGCACCGGGACCTCAAGCCGTCGAACATCCTGCTGTCGCCGAAGGGGCCGCGGATCATCGACTTCGGGATCGCCTGGGCGACCGGGGCGAGCACGCTCACCCATGTGGGTACGGCGGTGGGTTCGCCCGGGTTCCTCGCGCCGGAGCAGGTGCGGGGGGCGGCGGTGACGCCGGCCACGGATGTGTTCGCCTTCGGGGCGACGCTGGCGTACGCGGCGACCGCGGACTCGCCCTTCGGGCAGGGGAGTTCCGAGGTGATGCTGTACCGGGTGGTGCACGAGGAGCCGGATCTGGGCGGCGTGCCCGACGCGCTGGCTCCGCTGGTCTACGCGTGTCTGGCGAAGGACCCGGCGGACCGGCCGAGCACGGTGCAGTTGTCGGAGCGGCTGGGGGAGATCGCGACGCGTGAGGCCCGCGGGATCGGGGCGCCGCGCCGGGAGGGCGTGCCGAAGGCGGCCGGGCCCCGGCCGGAGCGTCCGGTGGGGCGGCGCGCGGAGGAGTACGCCCAGCAGCGGACGGCGCCGCGCGAGCCGGTCGGCGGGCGGCGGACGCCCGCGGTGACGTCGGGGGCGCGGCGGACTTCGCCTGGGACGGGACCTTCTTCCTCCGGGGGGAGCGGTACGCCGGTGCGGACCCCCGCGGGGGCCGCTGCGCGGCGGGCGCAGGGGGCGTCGCGGAGGTTGATGCGGCAGCGGTTGGTGGTGTTCGTGATCGTCACGGTGCTGGCGGCGGTGTGCATCGCGGTCCTCCAGCGGTAACCCTGCGGTCCGCTGACCGGTGCGGTAACCCCTGCGGTCCGCTGACCGGTGCGGTGCCCCTCCGTCTCCGGCGGAGTGCGGGCACTTCACGGCGTCTTTCCCACCCGCACCACCCGTGCGGATACGTTGCCGGCTGACGGTCCCCCCGCGGGGGTACGCCACCGCCGGCGGCTGACCCTGCGCTGGGGCGGAACCGGCCGGGCGGCCGGGTCACCGTCCTGCGGGAGGGGCACGCCGCCGCGAGGTGTACGGCGACCTGTTCGGGCCGGTGCTGGCCGGCCAGGTGGCCGCGCTGCGGGAGGCCGCGCGCCTGCACCCGGAACTCGACCTCGGGCGGGTCGGCATCCG
Protein-coding regions in this window:
- a CDS encoding serine/threonine-protein kinase; its protein translation is MAMMRLRREDPRVVGAFRLHRRLGAGGMGVVYLGADKRGQRVALKVIRPELAEDQEFRSRFAREVSAARRIRGGCTARLVAADLEAERPWFATQYVPGPSLHDKVAEHGVLPAAEVASIGAALADGLVAVHEAGVVHRDLKPSNILLSPKGPRIIDFGIAWATGASTLTHVGTAVGSPGFLAPEQVRGAAVTPATDVFAFGATLAYAATADSPFGQGSSEVMLYRVVHEEPDLGGVPDALAPLVYACLAKDPADRPSTVQLSERLGEIATREARGIGAPRREGVPKAAGPRPERPVGRRAEEYAQQRTAPREPVGGRRTPAVTSGARRTSPGTGPSSSGGSGTPVRTPAGAAARRAQGASRRLMRQRLVVFVIVTVLAAVCIAVLQR
- a CDS encoding TFIIB-type zinc ribbon-containing protein, whose protein sequence is MVCPKCHGPMQTYNRNGVQIEQCGNCRGIFLDYGELEALTRLEGQWNQPVPPAPQAYPAPQAYPPPVYQQQPPAPAWGAPHHGGGHHGGHHGNRHGGFAHMLFSS
- a CDS encoding phosphotransferase family protein produces the protein MIPVDPTSAVRSPDPLVAVLTAHATAATARNRSATATATATATGTGTPAVRIAVIPAPQPDPIVLADRPDGTVVRVGAIVAKAHAGDTEPGALGVRLAIAAHPRLRGILLPPCAPVPSRAENGRLVSVWPYGRTVDPADPAAAPWEAAAVLLARLHAVPPAELPGPLPVMRGPAKAARAMSRLRAAPDCAAARTVRAAWRRLPAWVRDEAPYEGRRALCHGDWHLGQLVRHPAPEGAWQLIDVDDLGTGEPAWDLARPAMWFAAGLLAPEVWARFLGGYQEAGGSAVPANGDPWAHLDVPARTLAVQSAATAVARAAREERALDEAESELLATCARIAQLK